From Micromonospora nigra, one genomic window encodes:
- a CDS encoding multifunctional oxoglutarate decarboxylase/oxoglutarate dehydrogenase thiamine pyrophosphate-binding subunit/dihydrolipoyllysine-residue succinyltransferase subunit — protein MSTQQTSQENPLAGFGPNEWIVEEMYQRYLADPTSVDPAWHDFFADYRPGAGSASAKTGPTPARTDDAATSAPGAAEPTKAAGPTKEAGPSKEAEATKAAAPTKAATPTKAAERGPEPKPAQPAAKTEAPAKPAAPAKPAGTKAAPARSTGKASPAKTAPSATGPETTPLRGIAAKIVQNMDASLAVPTATSVRAVPAKLLVDNRIVINNHLARGRGGKVSFTHLIGYAMVRALVAHPEMNNSFAEVDGKPAVVRPEHVNLGIAIDLTKPDGSRNLVVPSIKACEQMDFRQFWQAYEDVVRRARRNELTMDDYSGTTISLTNPGGIGTVHSMPRLMQGQSAIIGVGAMEYPAPYQGMSEATLAELAVSKVITLTSTYDHRIIQGAQSGEFLKVMHELLLGEHGFYDQLFTSLRIPYEPVRWMRDVAVDSEGQINKTARVHELIHAYRVRGHLMADTDPLEFKIRKHPDLDVLQHGLTLWDLDRQFPVNGFAGRQRMKLRDILGVLRDSYCRRVGIEYMHIQDPEERRWIQERVERRYEKPAADEQKHVLNRLNAAEAFETFLQTKYVGQKRFSLEGGESLIPLLGEVLEASAEGGLDEVVIGMAHRGRLNVLANIVGKPYEKIFSEFEGHLDPRSTQGSGDVKYHLGQNGKFTAPDGEHAVKVSVVANPSHLEAVDPVLEGIVRAKQDRIDLKLEGYTVLPLAVHGDAAFAGQGVVAETLNLSQLRGYRTGGTVHVVVNNQVGFTTAPEYSRSSLYSTDVARMIQAPIFHVNGDDPEAVVRVARLAFEYRQAFNKDVVIDLVCYRRRGHNEGDDPSMSNPQMYKIIDSKRSVRKLYTEELIGRGDITVEDAEELLRDYQSQLERVFKATRDAATTPRQLSRPARQDEPEPEVETATDASVVRAVGEAHVNLPEGFTPHKRIQQLLDRRAKMAVEGNIDWGFGEIIAFGALLHDGVTVRLAGQDSRRGTFVQRHASVVDAQTGDDYLPLASLTADGERSRFFVHDSLLSEYAAMGFEYGYSVENPNALVCWEAQFGDFVNGAQSVIDEFISSGEVKWSQRSAVTLLLPHGHEGQGPDHTSGRPERFLQLCAEDNMRVAIPTTPANYFHLLRRQALSPKRKPLVVFTPKSLLRHKLCVSQVEDFTTGTFAPVLGDQAAPASEQVKRVLLCSGKVYYDLFQAREERGVTDTAIIRLEQLYPLPVEEIRAALAAYPNAEDFAWVQEEPANQGAWSFVALNLLEHLADVRLRRISRPAAAAPAVGSAKMHEVEQAALIEAALPRP, from the coding sequence GTGTCGACCCAGCAGACTTCGCAGGAGAACCCACTGGCGGGTTTCGGCCCGAACGAGTGGATCGTCGAGGAGATGTACCAGCGCTACCTCGCCGACCCCACCAGCGTCGACCCGGCCTGGCACGACTTCTTCGCCGACTACCGGCCGGGAGCCGGCTCGGCCTCCGCCAAGACCGGGCCGACCCCGGCCAGGACCGACGACGCCGCCACGTCGGCTCCCGGGGCCGCCGAGCCCACGAAGGCCGCCGGGCCCACGAAGGAAGCCGGGCCGTCCAAGGAAGCCGAGGCCACGAAGGCCGCGGCACCCACGAAGGCCGCCACACCCACCAAGGCCGCCGAGCGCGGGCCCGAGCCGAAGCCGGCGCAGCCGGCCGCGAAGACGGAGGCCCCGGCGAAGCCCGCCGCGCCCGCCAAGCCCGCCGGCACGAAGGCCGCGCCCGCCAGGTCCACCGGCAAGGCCTCCCCGGCGAAGACCGCCCCCTCCGCCACCGGCCCGGAGACCACGCCGCTGCGCGGCATCGCCGCGAAGATCGTCCAGAACATGGACGCCTCGCTGGCCGTGCCCACCGCGACGAGCGTGCGGGCCGTCCCGGCGAAGCTGCTGGTCGACAACCGCATCGTGATCAACAATCACCTCGCCCGGGGCCGGGGCGGCAAGGTCAGCTTCACCCACCTGATCGGGTACGCGATGGTGCGGGCGCTCGTCGCCCACCCGGAGATGAACAACTCCTTCGCCGAGGTCGACGGCAAGCCGGCCGTGGTCCGCCCGGAGCACGTCAACCTGGGCATCGCGATCGACCTGACCAAGCCCGACGGCAGCCGCAACCTGGTGGTCCCCTCCATCAAGGCGTGCGAGCAGATGGACTTCCGGCAGTTCTGGCAGGCGTACGAGGACGTCGTCCGGCGGGCTCGGCGCAACGAGCTGACCATGGACGACTACTCGGGCACCACGATCTCCCTGACCAACCCGGGCGGCATCGGCACGGTCCACTCGATGCCGCGACTCATGCAGGGGCAGAGCGCGATCATCGGCGTGGGCGCGATGGAGTACCCGGCGCCCTACCAGGGCATGAGCGAGGCCACCCTGGCCGAGCTGGCGGTCAGCAAGGTCATCACGCTGACCAGCACGTACGACCACCGGATCATCCAGGGCGCGCAGTCCGGCGAGTTCCTCAAGGTCATGCACGAGCTGCTGCTCGGTGAGCACGGCTTCTACGACCAGCTCTTCACCTCGCTGCGCATCCCGTACGAGCCGGTGCGCTGGATGCGCGACGTGGCGGTCGACAGCGAGGGCCAGATCAACAAGACGGCCCGGGTGCACGAACTGATCCACGCCTACCGGGTCCGGGGCCACCTGATGGCCGACACCGACCCGCTGGAGTTCAAGATCCGCAAGCACCCCGACCTGGACGTACTCCAGCACGGGTTGACGCTGTGGGACCTGGACCGCCAGTTCCCGGTGAACGGCTTCGCCGGCAGGCAGCGGATGAAGCTGCGCGACATCCTCGGTGTGCTGCGCGACTCGTACTGCCGCCGGGTCGGCATCGAGTACATGCACATCCAGGACCCGGAGGAGCGGCGCTGGATCCAGGAGCGGGTCGAGCGCAGGTACGAGAAGCCGGCGGCCGACGAGCAGAAGCACGTGCTCAACCGGCTCAACGCCGCCGAGGCGTTCGAGACCTTCCTGCAGACCAAGTACGTCGGGCAGAAGCGCTTCTCGCTGGAGGGCGGCGAGTCGTTGATCCCGCTGCTCGGCGAGGTGCTGGAGGCGTCCGCCGAGGGTGGGCTGGACGAGGTCGTCATCGGCATGGCCCACCGGGGCCGGCTCAACGTGCTGGCCAACATCGTCGGCAAGCCGTACGAGAAGATCTTCTCGGAGTTCGAGGGCCACCTGGACCCGCGCTCCACCCAGGGTTCCGGCGACGTGAAGTACCACCTGGGCCAGAACGGCAAGTTCACCGCGCCGGACGGCGAACACGCGGTCAAGGTGTCGGTGGTGGCCAACCCGTCCCACCTGGAGGCCGTGGACCCGGTGCTGGAGGGCATCGTCCGCGCCAAGCAGGACCGCATCGACCTCAAGCTGGAGGGCTACACCGTGCTGCCGCTGGCGGTGCACGGCGACGCCGCCTTCGCCGGCCAGGGTGTGGTCGCCGAGACGCTGAACCTGTCCCAGCTGCGCGGCTACCGCACCGGCGGCACCGTGCACGTGGTGGTCAACAACCAGGTCGGCTTCACCACCGCCCCGGAGTACAGCCGGTCCAGCCTCTACAGCACCGACGTGGCCCGGATGATCCAGGCGCCGATCTTCCACGTCAACGGCGACGACCCCGAGGCCGTGGTCCGGGTCGCCCGGCTGGCCTTCGAGTACCGGCAGGCGTTCAACAAGGACGTCGTGATCGACCTGGTCTGCTACCGGCGGCGTGGGCACAACGAGGGCGACGACCCGTCGATGTCCAACCCGCAGATGTACAAGATCATCGACTCGAAGCGCTCGGTCCGCAAGCTCTACACCGAGGAACTGATCGGGCGGGGCGACATCACCGTGGAGGACGCGGAGGAGCTGCTGCGCGACTACCAGTCGCAGCTGGAGCGGGTCTTCAAGGCCACCCGGGACGCGGCCACCACGCCGCGTCAGCTCAGCCGGCCGGCCCGACAGGACGAGCCGGAGCCCGAGGTGGAGACCGCCACCGACGCCTCGGTGGTCCGGGCGGTCGGCGAGGCCCACGTCAACCTGCCGGAGGGTTTCACCCCGCACAAGCGGATCCAGCAGTTGCTCGACCGGCGCGCGAAGATGGCCGTCGAGGGCAACATCGACTGGGGCTTCGGCGAGATCATCGCCTTCGGGGCCCTGCTGCACGACGGGGTGACGGTCCGTCTCGCCGGGCAGGACTCGCGCCGGGGCACCTTCGTGCAGCGGCACGCCTCGGTGGTGGACGCGCAGACCGGCGACGACTACCTGCCGCTGGCGTCACTGACCGCCGACGGCGAGCGTTCCCGGTTCTTCGTCCACGACTCCCTGCTGTCGGAGTACGCGGCGATGGGTTTCGAGTACGGCTACTCGGTGGAGAACCCCAACGCGCTGGTCTGCTGGGAGGCGCAGTTCGGCGACTTCGTCAACGGCGCCCAGTCGGTCATCGACGAGTTCATCTCCTCCGGCGAGGTGAAGTGGAGCCAGCGCTCCGCGGTCACCCTGCTGCTGCCGCACGGTCACGAGGGTCAGGGCCCCGACCACACCTCCGGCCGCCCGGAGCGGTTCCTCCAGCTCTGCGCGGAAGACAACATGCGGGTGGCCATCCCCACCACCCCGGCGAACTACTTCCACCTGCTGCGCCGCCAGGCCCTGTCGCCGAAGCGCAAGCCGCTGGTGGTGTTCACGCCGAAGTCGCTGCTGCGCCACAAGCTCTGCGTGTCGCAGGTGGAGGACTTCACCACGGGCACCTTCGCGCCGGTGCTGGGTGACCAGGCCGCCCCGGCGTCCGAGCAGGTCAAGCGGGTGCTGCTCTGCTCCGGCAAGGTCTACTACGACCTGTTCCAGGCCCGCGAGGAGCGCGGCGTCACCGACACCGCGATCATCCGGCTGGAGCAGCTCTACCCGCTGCCGGTGGAGGAGATCCGGGCGGCGCTGGCGGCGTACCCGAACGCGGAGGACTTCGCCTGGGTGCAGGAGGAGCCGGCCAACCAGGGTGCCTGGTCGTTCGTGGCACTCAACCTGCTGGAACACCTGGCCGACGTGCGGCTGCGGCGCATCTCGCGACCGGCCGCCGCCGCCCCGGCGGTGGGCTCGGCGAAGATGCACGAGGTGGAGCAGGCGGCCCTGATCGAGGCGGCCCTCCCCCGCCCGTGA
- a CDS encoding sensor histidine kinase: MNAYQQGKLRLRGIPLRVKLVAAVLTLVAAALLVIASLTTFFLRSYLIDQVDAELRGAARNVELALLAGQEGPIGFPTDYLVVVTDRSSGKVYPEKYDVRQFDERDLPLIPANAAGFEERAGEPVPQRARGSEVRWRMLYTQLPNGQWAAIGQHLTDVDRAVTRLVWIDVLVGGAVLVLLASIGAAIVRTSLKPLVEIERTAAAIAGGDLSQRVPDPEEGDPCPTSELGRLSRALNAMLTQIEVAFTARAASEIAARAAEAAARDAAGSALASEARARRSEERMRQFVADASHELRTPLTTIRGFAELYRQGAARAPEQTADLLRRIEDEASRMGLLVEDLLLLARLDRERPLSLAPVELPVLAADAVEAARAVAPDRRIDLEIAPHSGPLVVRGDDARLRQVIGNLMTNALRHTPAEATVTLRLRAEPGDVTVVEDVAVVEVADTGPGLTPEQAERVFERFYRADAARTRRAGGTTGTGLGLAIVAALVAAHEGTVEVAETAGGGATFRVRLPLAPNADGEGG, encoded by the coding sequence GTGAACGCGTACCAGCAGGGCAAGCTCCGGCTGCGCGGCATTCCGCTGCGCGTCAAGCTGGTCGCGGCGGTCCTGACCCTGGTCGCGGCGGCGCTGCTGGTGATCGCATCGCTGACCACGTTCTTCCTCCGCAGCTACCTCATCGACCAGGTCGACGCCGAACTGCGCGGCGCGGCCCGCAACGTCGAACTCGCGCTGCTGGCCGGCCAGGAGGGCCCGATCGGCTTCCCCACCGACTACCTGGTGGTGGTGACCGACCGCAGCAGCGGGAAGGTGTATCCCGAGAAGTACGACGTGCGCCAGTTCGACGAACGGGACCTGCCGCTGATCCCGGCGAACGCGGCGGGCTTCGAGGAGCGGGCCGGGGAGCCCGTCCCGCAGCGGGCGAGGGGCAGCGAGGTGCGGTGGCGGATGCTCTACACGCAGCTGCCCAACGGCCAGTGGGCGGCCATCGGCCAGCACCTCACCGACGTCGACCGGGCGGTCACCCGGCTGGTCTGGATCGACGTGCTGGTCGGCGGGGCGGTCCTGGTGCTGCTCGCCTCGATCGGCGCGGCGATCGTACGGACCAGCCTGAAACCGCTGGTGGAGATCGAACGCACGGCCGCCGCCATCGCCGGCGGCGACCTGAGCCAGCGGGTGCCCGACCCGGAGGAGGGGGATCCCTGCCCCACCTCGGAGCTGGGCCGGCTGTCGCGGGCACTGAACGCGATGCTGACCCAGATCGAGGTGGCCTTCACCGCACGGGCGGCCTCGGAGATCGCCGCCCGTGCCGCCGAGGCCGCCGCCCGCGACGCCGCCGGGTCGGCGCTGGCCTCCGAGGCGCGGGCACGCCGCTCGGAGGAGCGGATGCGGCAGTTCGTGGCGGACGCCTCACACGAGCTGCGTACGCCGCTGACCACCATCCGGGGCTTCGCGGAGCTGTACCGGCAGGGTGCCGCCCGCGCACCCGAGCAAACCGCCGACCTGCTGCGCCGCATCGAGGACGAGGCGTCCCGGATGGGGCTGCTGGTGGAGGACCTGCTGCTGCTGGCCCGGCTGGACCGGGAGCGACCGCTGTCCCTGGCCCCGGTGGAGTTGCCCGTGCTGGCGGCGGACGCCGTGGAGGCCGCCCGCGCCGTGGCGCCCGACCGGCGCATCGACCTGGAGATCGCCCCCCACTCCGGGCCGCTGGTGGTGCGGGGCGACGACGCGCGGCTGCGCCAGGTGATCGGCAACCTGATGACCAACGCACTGCGGCACACCCCGGCCGAGGCGACGGTGACGCTGCGGTTGCGTGCCGAACCCGGCGACGTCACCGTGGTGGAGGACGTGGCCGTGGTGGAGGTGGCCGACACCGGCCCGGGTCTCACCCCCGAGCAGGCGGAGCGGGTGTTCGAGCGGTTCTACCGGGCGGACGCGGCACGGACCCGGCGGGCCGGCGGCACCACCGGGACAGGGCTGGGGCTGGCGATCGTCGCCGCTCTGGTCGCCGCCCACGAGGGCACCGTCGAGGTGGCGGAGACGGCGGGTGGGGGAGCGACCTTCCGGGTCCGGCTCCCGCTGGCCCCGAACGCGGACGGTGAGGGCGGGTGA
- a CDS encoding GNAT family N-acetyltransferase codes for MAVSPLAGAALTTSGYILSIADDPAQVAAAQRLRHRVFGTELGAALRPHPAGLDADDLDPACDHLLVRREDTGEVVGTYRLLPPGRTTRRYAETEFDLRALDPLRDDLVEAGRSCVHPDHRTGAVINLMWAGISRYLHLRGMRWLGGCASVPVADGGQAAAEVWARAQDRHLAPPRLRVRPLRPWFAEPGAPALPDPAVRAAVPPLLRGYLRLGAWIAGEPAYDPDFGVADFYVLFSLDRMHPRHLRHFLGEVQR; via the coding sequence ATGGCCGTTTCGCCCCTCGCTGGCGCAGCCCTGACGACCAGCGGATACATTCTGTCAATCGCTGACGACCCGGCCCAGGTCGCCGCCGCCCAGCGGCTGCGTCACCGGGTGTTCGGCACCGAACTCGGCGCTGCCCTGCGCCCCCACCCGGCCGGCCTGGACGCCGACGACCTCGACCCCGCCTGCGACCACCTGCTCGTGCGGCGGGAGGACACCGGCGAGGTGGTGGGCACCTACCGCCTGCTCCCGCCCGGCCGGACCACCCGGCGGTACGCGGAGACCGAGTTCGACCTGCGGGCCCTCGACCCGCTGCGCGACGACCTGGTCGAGGCGGGCCGGTCCTGCGTCCACCCGGACCACCGCACCGGCGCGGTGATCAACCTGATGTGGGCCGGGATCAGCCGCTACCTGCACCTGCGCGGGATGCGCTGGCTGGGGGGCTGCGCGTCCGTGCCGGTCGCCGACGGTGGGCAGGCCGCCGCCGAGGTGTGGGCCCGCGCGCAGGACCGGCACCTCGCGCCGCCGCGGCTGCGGGTACGACCGCTGCGCCCCTGGTTCGCCGAACCCGGCGCGCCGGCTCTCCCCGACCCGGCCGTCCGCGCGGCGGTTCCGCCGCTGCTGCGCGGCTACCTCCGGTTGGGTGCGTGGATCGCCGGCGAGCCGGCGTACGACCCCGACTTCGGGGTGGCGGACTTCTACGTGCTGTTCTCCCTGGACCGGATGCACCCCCGCCACCTGCGCCACTTCCTCGGCGAGGTGCAGCGGTGA
- a CDS encoding lysophospholipid acyltransferase family protein yields the protein MSVGAPDLWLPASGCYPACLPVDGAVPAVSAARQAARLLAVLGMLLLGVGMAAVLPVLPVRERRTALRSWARATVRAFGVRLVVRGRLPRRRALVVANHVSWLDVPALLAVAPARMVAKGEVRGWPLLGLLARVGGTLFVDRSRPRDLPEAVGRVRAALRTGHTVAVFPEGTTWCGVSAGCRPARGFRPALFQAAVDAGTPVVPLRISYGCAGTGAPSTATAFLGEETLWRSVRRVLAAPGLVVSVTVAGVLHPAAGTDRRALARAAESAVRLVPSSAGRPSAAPRRVSAGPPAAVEPAAVEPAGELDLAA from the coding sequence GTGAGCGTCGGCGCACCCGACCTCTGGCTCCCGGCCTCCGGCTGCTACCCGGCCTGCCTGCCCGTCGACGGTGCCGTGCCGGCGGTCTCGGCGGCGCGGCAGGCGGCGCGGCTGCTCGCCGTGCTCGGAATGCTGCTGCTCGGTGTCGGCATGGCGGCGGTGCTCCCGGTGCTGCCCGTACGGGAGCGCCGAACCGCGCTGCGAAGCTGGGCGCGGGCCACCGTCCGGGCGTTCGGGGTGCGGCTGGTCGTGCGGGGCCGGCTGCCCCGCCGCCGGGCTCTGGTGGTCGCCAACCACGTCTCCTGGCTGGACGTGCCGGCGCTGCTCGCGGTCGCGCCCGCCCGGATGGTGGCCAAGGGAGAGGTGCGGGGCTGGCCGCTGCTCGGACTGCTCGCCCGGGTGGGCGGCACCCTGTTCGTCGACCGCTCCCGCCCCCGGGACCTGCCGGAGGCCGTGGGCCGGGTGCGGGCCGCGCTGCGGACCGGGCACACGGTCGCGGTGTTTCCCGAGGGCACCACGTGGTGCGGCGTGTCCGCCGGATGCCGACCGGCCCGGGGTTTCCGGCCGGCGCTGTTCCAGGCGGCCGTTGACGCGGGCACCCCGGTGGTGCCGCTGCGGATCAGCTACGGATGCGCCGGGACCGGTGCCCCGAGCACCGCGACCGCGTTCCTCGGCGAAGAGACGCTGTGGCGGTCGGTACGCCGGGTGCTGGCCGCGCCGGGGCTGGTGGTGTCGGTGACGGTCGCCGGGGTGCTGCACCCGGCCGCCGGCACCGACCGGCGGGCGCTGGCCAGGGCCGCCGAGTCGGCGGTACGCCTCGTGCCGTCGTCGGCGGGCCGCCCGTCCGCGGCGCCGCGACGGGTGTCCGCCGGCCCGCCCGCCGCCGTGGAGCCCGCCGCCGTGGAGCCCGCCGGGGAACTCGACCTGGCCGCCTGA
- a CDS encoding response regulator transcription factor, whose amino-acid sequence MAATQTEARLLVVEDDPNILELLSASLRFAGFDVATATSGSAALHAAKDHRPDLVVLDVMLPDLDGFEVIRMLREGGTRTPVVFLTARDATDDKIRGLTLGGDDYVTKPFSLEELTARIRAVLRRTSTGEQAPARLTFADLELDEETHEVYRAGQRVQLSPTEFKLLRYLMLNANRVLSKAQILDHVWNYDFRGDDNIVESYISYLRRKVDTTQPRLIHTLRGVGYVLRKPAA is encoded by the coding sequence ATGGCCGCTACCCAGACCGAGGCGCGACTGCTCGTCGTCGAGGACGATCCCAACATCCTCGAACTGCTCTCCGCCAGCCTGCGTTTCGCGGGCTTCGACGTGGCGACCGCGACCAGCGGCAGCGCCGCGCTGCACGCCGCCAAGGACCACCGGCCCGACCTCGTGGTCCTCGACGTGATGCTGCCCGACCTCGACGGCTTCGAGGTGATCCGGATGCTGCGCGAGGGTGGCACGCGTACCCCGGTGGTCTTCCTGACCGCCCGCGACGCCACCGACGACAAGATCCGCGGCCTCACCCTGGGCGGCGACGACTACGTCACCAAGCCGTTCAGCCTGGAGGAACTGACCGCGCGGATCCGCGCCGTGCTGCGCCGCACCAGCACCGGCGAGCAGGCCCCGGCCCGGCTCACCTTCGCCGACCTGGAACTCGACGAGGAGACCCACGAGGTCTACCGCGCCGGGCAGCGGGTCCAGCTCTCGCCCACCGAGTTCAAGTTGCTGCGCTACCTGATGCTCAACGCCAACCGGGTGCTGTCCAAGGCACAGATCCTCGACCACGTGTGGAACTACGACTTCCGTGGCGACGACAACATCGTCGAGTCGTACATCTCGTACCTGCGGCGCAAGGTCGACACCACCCAGCCCCGCCTGATCCACACCCTGCGGGGGGTCGGGTACGTGCTGCGCAAGCCGGCGGCGTGA
- a CDS encoding DUF6104 family protein, giving the protein MYFTDRGIEELVERRGEESVSVEWLGERLRDFVDLNPEFETPIERFATWLARLDDPDDD; this is encoded by the coding sequence ATGTATTTCACCGACCGGGGGATCGAGGAGCTGGTCGAGCGGCGCGGCGAGGAGTCCGTCAGCGTCGAGTGGCTGGGCGAGCGGCTGCGCGACTTCGTCGACCTCAACCCCGAGTTCGAAACCCCCATCGAGCGGTTCGCGACGTGGCTCGCCCGGCTCGACGACCCCGACGACGACTGA
- a CDS encoding ABC transporter permease: MNLVRSELLKIRTTSTWWIFGLIALPLWGIALLFNWLQTDALAGDSFGEVPADQADAVEALSSPAALAANLYTNGQLFGLMIVMLLGVVVVTSEFFHQTVTTTFLTTPHRTAVMLAKLVAAACLGVLFWLFTTALNLVAGTAVLNATGVGSQLGASEAWEAIALNGLAYLLWAILGVGLGVLIRSQIGATVTGILLYLGGTIGAATVIALLASRYGEWINDLQLLVPSLASSLMVAGTDIPGNPPRWAGAAVLIGYAVVAGAIGALTMRRRDIS; this comes from the coding sequence ATGAACCTGGTCCGATCCGAACTGCTGAAGATCCGCACCACCAGCACCTGGTGGATCTTCGGGCTGATCGCCCTGCCGCTGTGGGGCATCGCTCTGCTGTTCAACTGGTTGCAGACCGACGCGCTGGCCGGCGACAGCTTCGGCGAGGTGCCGGCCGACCAGGCCGACGCGGTCGAGGCGCTGTCCAGCCCGGCGGCGCTGGCGGCGAACCTCTACACCAACGGTCAACTCTTCGGCCTGATGATCGTGATGCTGCTCGGTGTGGTCGTGGTGACCAGCGAGTTCTTCCACCAGACGGTGACCACGACCTTCCTGACCACCCCGCACCGCACCGCGGTGATGCTGGCGAAGCTCGTCGCGGCGGCCTGCCTGGGCGTGCTGTTCTGGCTGTTCACGACGGCGCTCAACCTGGTCGCCGGCACGGCGGTACTGAACGCCACCGGCGTCGGCTCCCAGCTGGGAGCGAGCGAGGCGTGGGAGGCGATCGCGCTCAACGGCCTCGCCTACCTGCTGTGGGCGATCCTGGGCGTCGGCCTGGGTGTGCTGATCCGCAGCCAGATCGGTGCCACGGTGACCGGCATCCTGCTCTACCTGGGCGGCACCATCGGCGCGGCCACCGTCATCGCGCTCCTGGCCTCGCGCTACGGCGAGTGGATCAACGATCTCCAGCTGCTGGTGCCCTCGCTGGCGTCGAGCCTGATGGTCGCCGGGACCGACATCCCCGGCAATCCGCCCCGGTGGGCGGGCGCGGCGGTGCTGATCGGGTACGCCGTGGTGGCCGGCGCGATCGGCGCGCTGACGATGCGGCGACGCGACATCTCCTGA
- a CDS encoding ABC transporter ATP-binding protein has product MTDGQRSPTVDGQIVVSGLTKQYRNLRAVDNLSFTVEPGRVTGFLGPNGAGKTTTLRMLLNLVTPTAGTATVGGHRYADLTDPLRHVGAVLEASSAHKGRTGINHLRVICAAAGLPKQRAAEALEMVGLAPAAKRRFKGYSLGMKQRLGIAAAMLGDPRVLILDEPANGLDPEGIRWMRGFLKSLASQGRTVLVSSHLLSEMQLLADDVVIIAAGRLVRQGPVDRVIGSMAQGARVRVRTPNAEALTTALATESATVEADPTGPLLISGVDAPTVGRVALAAGVELHELTTERPDLERVFLELTAGKAGIR; this is encoded by the coding sequence ATGACTGACGGGCAGCGAAGCCCCACCGTTGACGGACAGATCGTGGTGTCCGGTCTGACGAAGCAGTACCGCAACCTCAGGGCGGTCGACAACCTGTCCTTCACCGTCGAGCCGGGACGGGTGACCGGCTTCCTCGGCCCGAACGGTGCGGGTAAGACGACCACCCTGCGCATGCTGCTGAACCTGGTCACCCCGACCGCCGGCACGGCGACCGTCGGGGGACACCGGTACGCCGACCTGACGGACCCGCTGCGGCACGTCGGCGCGGTGCTGGAGGCGTCCAGCGCGCACAAGGGCCGCACCGGCATCAACCACCTGCGGGTGATCTGCGCGGCGGCGGGCCTGCCGAAGCAGCGCGCCGCCGAGGCGCTGGAGATGGTGGGTCTGGCCCCGGCGGCGAAGCGCCGGTTCAAGGGCTACTCGCTGGGCATGAAGCAGCGGCTCGGCATCGCCGCCGCGATGCTCGGCGACCCGCGGGTGCTGATCCTCGACGAACCGGCCAACGGGCTGGACCCGGAGGGCATCCGGTGGATGCGCGGGTTCCTCAAGAGCCTGGCCAGCCAGGGGCGGACCGTGCTCGTCTCCAGCCACCTGCTGTCGGAGATGCAGCTGCTCGCCGACGACGTGGTGATCATCGCGGCGGGTCGGCTGGTCCGTCAGGGCCCGGTCGACCGGGTGATCGGCTCGATGGCCCAGGGCGCCCGGGTACGGGTCCGCACCCCGAACGCCGAGGCCCTGACCACGGCGTTGGCGACGGAGTCCGCGACCGTCGAGGCGGACCCGACCGGCCCGCTGCTGATCTCCGGGGTGGACGCGCCGACCGTGGGCCGGGTCGCCCTGGCCGCTGGCGTGGAACTCCACGAACTGACCACCGAACGACCCGACCTCGAACGGGTGTTCCTGGAACTGACGGCCGGGAAGGCGGGCATCCGATGA